A region from the Desulfobaccales bacterium genome encodes:
- a CDS encoding DUF4282 domain-containing protein → MSDFWAFRTMVTPVIIQIIFWVGALMCLIVGAGMIIMGVSAHQSGLGHYIWKGILLFILGPLGVRLYCEILIVFFRINETLTEIKHDLERRSQA, encoded by the coding sequence ATGAGCGATTTTTGGGCCTTCCGGACCATGGTCACTCCGGTCATCATCCAGATTATTTTCTGGGTTGGCGCCCTCATGTGTCTTATAGTCGGGGCAGGCATGATAATCATGGGAGTCAGTGCCCATCAATCGGGTCTGGGACATTATATCTGGAAAGGGATCTTGCTGTTCATTCTCGGCCCCCTGGGAGTCCGGCTCTATTGTGAGATTTTGATCGTCTTTTTCCGCATCAACGAGACTCTAACAGAGATCAAGCACGATCTCGAACGGCGGTCCCAGGCATAA
- a CDS encoding metallophosphoesterase family protein, with translation MSVLWGHAQVSPCNKRTHMGGDLYAIGDIHGSLESLERLMEKINPDLKQDRLLFVGDYLDRGPRARGVVDYIIRLKSLAPPGQVICLKGNHEAMFLDFLQGREKEFFLFNGGLATLEDYWGDDWVDQENLGLPPDHRQFYQDLQLYYETADYIFVHGGLKPGVALTDQKEEDLLWIRGEFITSQEDFGRRVIFGHTPFKEPLLMPNKIGIDTGAVYGNFLTALKLPEEEFFFDR, from the coding sequence GTGTCCGTCCTGTGGGGACACGCACAGGTGTCCCCCTGCAACAAAAGGACTCACATGGGCGGCGACCTCTACGCCATCGGCGACATCCACGGGAGCCTGGAATCCCTGGAACGCCTCATGGAAAAGATCAACCCCGATCTTAAACAAGACCGGCTGTTGTTCGTGGGGGATTATCTTGACCGCGGCCCCCGGGCCAGGGGGGTGGTGGATTATATCATCCGCCTGAAAAGTCTGGCCCCGCCGGGACAAGTCATCTGCCTCAAGGGTAACCATGAAGCCATGTTCCTGGACTTCCTCCAGGGCCGGGAAAAGGAGTTCTTTCTCTTCAACGGCGGCCTGGCAACCCTGGAAGATTACTGGGGGGACGATTGGGTAGACCAGGAAAACCTGGGATTGCCGCCGGATCACCGGCAGTTTTACCAGGATTTACAGCTTTATTATGAAACTGCCGATTATATCTTCGTGCATGGCGGCCTCAAGCCCGGCGTGGCGCTGACAGACCAGAAAGAAGAAGATTTGCTGTGGATCAGGGGAGAATTTATCACCTCCCAGGAGGATTTTGGCCGGCGGGTCATTTTTGGACACACACCTTTCAAGGAGCCGTTACTTATGCCCAATAAGATTGGGATCGACACCGGCGCGGTCTATGGCAATTTCCTCACCGCTTTGAAATTGCCCGAAGAAGAATTCTTTTTTGACCGATAA
- a CDS encoding cofactor-independent phosphoglycerate mutase — translation MKYVILVGDGMGDYPVAELGGKTPLEAAATPHLDELARRGDLGLARTIPPGKEPGSDIANLAIMGYDPVRYHTGRAPLEAAALGVELGPEEVAFRCNLVTLRHEGPQLFMEDYSAGHITSAEAKDLIAALEAALGRDGRRFFPGVSYRHLLVWREGDAAWRTYPPHDWTGQAVGHLMSGDAQPLWDLVRASWPVLADLDVNRRRLAAGKRPATSIWLWGQGRSPQMPTLQERFGLSGAVISAVDLIRGIGKYAGLSSILVPGATGFLDTNYAGKVAAAIEALKEMDLVFVHVEAPDEAGHSGELSLKLQAIEDFDAKVVGPMMAGLEKLGDFRVLVLCDHLTPLALRTHTDEPVPYVLYDSRTPGDQPRPYTEAAAQATGVILEQGADLLTRLLQR, via the coding sequence ATGAAATATGTCATTTTGGTGGGCGACGGCATGGGGGATTACCCCGTGGCCGAGTTGGGGGGCAAGACTCCTTTGGAGGCTGCGGCTACCCCACATTTGGACGAACTGGCCCGGCGGGGCGATCTGGGGTTGGCCCGTACTATTCCGCCGGGGAAAGAACCGGGCAGCGACATCGCCAATCTGGCCATCATGGGGTACGATCCGGTGCGTTACCATACCGGGCGGGCCCCCCTGGAGGCTGCGGCCCTGGGGGTGGAATTGGGGCCTGAAGAGGTGGCTTTTCGCTGCAACCTGGTCACCCTGCGCCATGAGGGCCCTCAGCTTTTTATGGAGGATTACTCTGCCGGACACATCACCAGCGCCGAGGCCAAAGACCTCATTGCCGCTCTGGAAGCCGCTCTGGGCCGGGACGGACGCCGCTTTTTCCCGGGAGTGAGCTACCGCCATCTCCTGGTGTGGCGTGAAGGGGACGCCGCCTGGCGTACTTACCCACCCCATGACTGGACCGGCCAGGCAGTGGGCCACCTCATGAGCGGAGATGCTCAGCCCCTATGGGACTTGGTTCGGGCCTCGTGGCCGGTGCTTGCCGATTTGGATGTTAACCGGCGCCGGCTGGCGGCCGGAAAAAGACCTGCCACCTCCATCTGGCTCTGGGGCCAGGGTCGGTCCCCCCAAATGCCCACGTTGCAGGAGCGTTTTGGCCTGAGTGGCGCGGTGATCTCGGCGGTGGACTTGATCCGGGGCATCGGCAAGTACGCCGGGTTGAGTTCCATCCTAGTTCCCGGCGCTACGGGTTTTTTGGACACCAATTACGCCGGCAAGGTGGCCGCGGCTATAGAGGCTTTGAAAGAGATGGACCTGGTCTTTGTGCACGTGGAGGCCCCGGATGAAGCGGGCCATAGCGGCGAACTGTCTTTGAAGCTCCAAGCCATCGAAGACTTCGACGCCAAGGTGGTGGGGCCGATGATGGCCGGGTTGGAGAAGTTGGGGGACTTTCGGGTCCTGGTGCTTTGCGATCACCTCACCCCCCTGGCGCTCCGCACCCACACCGATGAGCCGGTGCCCTATGTCCTCTATGATTCCCGGACCCCGGGAGACCAGCCCCGGCCATACACCGAGGCCGCGGCCCAGGCCACCGGAGTCATCCTGGAACAGGGCGCTGACCTGCTGACCCGGTTACTGCAGCGGTAA
- a CDS encoding ATP-dependent helicase, whose translation MTYTFKPIPPDAPAPRIDYQKELNPAQYEAVTTKEGPILVIAGAGSGKTRTLVYRLAYLVEHGVDPSSILLLTFTRKASREMLTRAVHLLNQALGQVVGGTFHGVCYLWLRQYGERLGYPKGFTVMDRADQGDLLKMLKERLGYKQLSGPFPRKETIAELFGAVVNKDLSLDSLLNRDYPQFLDQRDRLAKMAAAYQDEKRRHALLDYDDLLLEGRRLLTEHDDLRQHLSRRFQYLMVDEYQDTNRLQAELVRLLASTHQNVMAVGDDSQSIYSFRGANFRNIMDFPDLFPGTRIIKLEENYRSTQPILDLANEIIASARDKYTKCLFTRRADGVRPRLFRAASENEQSRLVVAQVQALQEEGTPLSQIAVLIRAGYHSFDLEIELVRSGIPFMKFGGFKFMESAHIKDLLAHLKVVANPKDTMSWTRVLLLVPGVGRQRCNKFNAQVGNGFELEDAIKWLRSQSKSKELKDLADLMAGLNTPGQTLMTRMNQALAYYEPLAKARYDDYPKRMKDLEHLLTITARYREIQTFLNDLTLEPPSSLADVVTPTDDYLTLSTIHSAKGLEWDAVFIIWAAEGRFPAFYSQERDEEMEEERRLMYVAATRARNYLALTFPSIGYSRQFGMTVNSPSRFINDIPRTLLEPWRAEVEEW comes from the coding sequence ATGACCTACACCTTCAAACCCATACCCCCTGATGCTCCGGCGCCCCGCATTGATTACCAAAAGGAGCTCAATCCGGCCCAGTACGAGGCGGTGACCACTAAAGAAGGGCCTATCCTGGTCATAGCCGGGGCCGGCAGCGGCAAGACCCGCACCCTGGTCTATCGCCTGGCCTATCTGGTGGAGCACGGGGTGGACCCCAGCTCAATCCTGCTGCTCACTTTTACCCGCAAGGCCTCCCGGGAGATGCTTACCCGGGCGGTGCATCTCCTCAATCAGGCCCTGGGCCAGGTAGTGGGCGGCACCTTTCACGGGGTCTGTTACCTGTGGCTCAGGCAGTACGGCGAGCGCCTGGGGTACCCCAAGGGGTTTACGGTCATGGACCGGGCCGACCAGGGCGACCTCCTGAAAATGCTCAAAGAGCGCCTGGGCTATAAGCAGCTCTCCGGCCCCTTCCCCCGGAAGGAGACCATTGCGGAGCTTTTTGGTGCGGTGGTAAACAAAGACCTGTCCCTGGATAGCCTCCTGAATCGGGACTATCCCCAGTTCCTGGACCAAAGGGACCGCCTGGCCAAAATGGCCGCAGCCTACCAGGATGAAAAACGGCGCCACGCTCTTCTGGACTATGACGACCTGCTCCTGGAAGGCCGCCGCCTCTTAACCGAGCACGACGATCTGCGTCAGCACCTGTCCCGGCGTTTCCAATACCTGATGGTGGACGAATATCAGGACACCAACCGGCTCCAGGCCGAACTGGTGCGTCTTTTAGCCTCCACCCACCAAAACGTCATGGCCGTGGGGGACGACTCACAAAGCATCTACTCCTTCCGGGGAGCCAATTTCCGCAACATCATGGATTTCCCCGACCTCTTCCCCGGCACCCGGATCATCAAGCTGGAAGAGAACTACCGCAGCACCCAGCCCATTTTAGACCTGGCCAACGAGATCATTGCCAGCGCCCGGGACAAGTACACCAAGTGCCTGTTCACCCGGCGGGCCGACGGCGTACGCCCGCGCCTGTTCCGCGCGGCCTCGGAAAACGAGCAATCCCGGTTGGTGGTGGCCCAGGTGCAGGCACTCCAGGAAGAAGGCACCCCCTTGAGCCAGATCGCGGTGCTCATCCGGGCCGGCTACCATTCCTTCGACCTGGAGATAGAACTGGTGCGCTCCGGCATCCCCTTCATGAAGTTCGGGGGCTTCAAATTCATGGAGAGCGCCCACATCAAGGACCTCCTGGCCCACCTGAAGGTGGTGGCCAACCCCAAAGACACCATGAGTTGGACCCGGGTGCTGCTCCTGGTCCCCGGCGTGGGCCGCCAGCGCTGCAACAAGTTCAATGCCCAGGTGGGCAACGGCTTTGAACTGGAAGACGCCATCAAATGGCTGCGCAGCCAAAGCAAGTCCAAGGAATTGAAAGACTTAGCCGATCTCATGGCCGGCCTGAATACCCCGGGCCAGACCCTGATGACCCGGATGAACCAGGCCCTGGCCTATTACGAACCCCTGGCCAAGGCCCGCTATGATGATTACCCAAAAAGAATGAAGGACCTGGAACACCTCCTGACCATCACTGCCCGCTACCGGGAGATCCAAACCTTCCTGAACGACCTGACGCTGGAGCCCCCCAGCAGCCTGGCGGACGTGGTCACCCCCACCGATGACTACCTGACCCTGTCCACGATCCACTCGGCCAAGGGCCTGGAGTGGGACGCGGTGTTCATCATCTGGGCCGCGGAAGGCCGCTTCCCGGCCTTTTACTCCCAGGAGCGGGACGAGGAAATGGAAGAAGAACGCCGCCTCATGTACGTGGCCGCCACCCGAGCCCGAAATTATCTGGCGCTAACCTTCCCCAGTATCGGCTATAGCAGACAATTCGGCATGACCGTCAATTCGCCCTCTCGGTTCATCAATGATATCCCCCGCACCCTCCTGGAACCCTGGCGGGCCGAGGTGGAAGAGTGGTGA
- the purQ gene encoding phosphoribosylformylglycinamidine synthase I, with amino-acid sequence MNTRNRKPQTENPELRPKALVLYGYGLNCDYETAFALSQAGADAVRVHTTDLLENPGLLWDYHLLAVPGGFSWGDDHGAGVILALRLKLALGSALQEFIAAGRLVIGICNGFQVLVNLGLLPGLPGHATARLTALIPNDCGNFRDAWVHLKAMPSKCVFTQGIDLLELPIRHGEGKFYADGPVLAELADRGQIALKYATPSGKAALGRFPYNPNGSLLDIAGICDTTGRVLGLMPHPEAHISSFQHPAWTRDKEPFRRQGEPYPDRVGAGLALFQNAVRCLKNLV; translated from the coding sequence ATGAATACCCGGAACCGAAAACCGCAAACCGAAAACCCGGAGCTAAGGCCCAAAGCCTTAGTTCTGTATGGCTACGGTCTGAACTGTGACTATGAAACCGCCTTCGCGCTTTCCCAGGCCGGGGCCGACGCGGTGCGGGTCCACACCACCGATCTCTTGGAAAATCCGGGCCTACTCTGGGACTACCACCTTCTGGCCGTGCCCGGAGGGTTTTCCTGGGGGGATGACCACGGCGCCGGAGTCATTCTGGCTTTGAGATTAAAGCTGGCCTTGGGCTCCGCCCTACAAGAATTTATCGCCGCGGGCCGCCTGGTCATCGGTATCTGTAACGGCTTCCAGGTTCTGGTTAACCTGGGGCTGCTGCCGGGCCTGCCCGGGCACGCCACCGCCCGGCTGACTGCATTGATCCCCAACGATTGCGGCAACTTCCGGGATGCCTGGGTCCACCTCAAGGCCATGCCGTCAAAGTGCGTGTTTACCCAGGGGATCGACCTTCTGGAGCTACCCATCCGCCATGGCGAGGGGAAATTTTACGCCGATGGCCCGGTCCTGGCGGAGCTGGCCGACCGGGGCCAGATCGCCCTGAAATATGCCACGCCTTCAGGAAAAGCGGCCCTGGGCCGGTTTCCCTATAACCCCAACGGTTCCCTCCTGGACATCGCCGGTATCTGTGACACCACCGGCCGGGTCCTGGGCCTCATGCCCCACCCCGAAGCCCATATCTCTTCTTTCCAGCATCCCGCCTGGACCCGGGATAAAGAACCCTTCCGACGTCAGGGCGAACCCTATCCGGATCGAGTCGGCGCCGGCTTGGCCCTTTTCCAGAACGCCGTACGCTGCCTCAAGAATCTGGTATAA
- a CDS encoding radical SAM protein, whose amino-acid sequence MEPWEPVYLKTHRRGLLTAKIAAAYDILSQCNLCPRNCLVDRHHGERGLCRTGDQPMVSSYSPHFGEEDPLVGHHGSGTIFFTHCNLYCIFCQNYEISHGGEGEEVSIPDLAAMMLLLQKRGCHNINFVTPSHQVYQILAALVPAIEGGLHVPLVYNTGGYDAVETLRLLDGVVDIYMPDFKFWDPQVAKDLCQAEDYPEIARQALKEMHRQVGDLVIDENGVAQRGLLVRHLVLPDGLAGTRKIMEFLAREVSPNTYVNVMGQYRPCGRASEHPTLRKFLTGPEHEEALQTARKAGLTRLDQREKLFRWL is encoded by the coding sequence ATGGAACCATGGGAACCGGTCTATTTAAAGACGCACCGCCGGGGCTTGCTCACGGCCAAAATTGCCGCGGCTTATGACATCTTGAGCCAATGCAATCTTTGCCCCCGCAACTGCCTGGTGGACCGGCATCACGGCGAGCGGGGTCTGTGCCGTACCGGGGATCAACCGATGGTATCGTCGTATTCGCCCCATTTCGGAGAAGAAGACCCCCTGGTGGGGCACCATGGCTCCGGCACCATCTTCTTTACCCACTGCAATCTGTATTGTATTTTTTGTCAGAATTACGAGATCAGCCACGGCGGGGAAGGCGAAGAAGTTTCTATCCCGGACCTGGCTGCGATGATGCTTCTTTTGCAGAAGCGGGGCTGCCACAACATCAATTTCGTCACCCCCAGCCACCAAGTCTATCAGATTTTGGCGGCCCTGGTCCCGGCCATTGAGGGCGGGCTCCACGTCCCACTGGTTTACAATACCGGGGGCTATGACGCGGTGGAGACCCTCCGTCTCCTGGATGGGGTGGTAGATATTTACATGCCGGACTTCAAGTTTTGGGATCCCCAGGTAGCCAAGGATTTGTGCCAGGCGGAAGACTATCCGGAGATCGCCCGCCAGGCCCTCAAAGAAATGCACCGGCAGGTGGGCGATTTGGTGATAGACGAGAACGGCGTAGCCCAACGGGGCCTGTTGGTGCGGCACCTGGTGCTACCCGACGGTCTGGCCGGCACACGAAAAATTATGGAATTTTTGGCCCGGGAGGTGTCGCCCAACACCTACGTGAACGTCATGGGGCAGTATCGCCCCTGCGGCCGGGCTAGCGAACATCCGACGCTGCGCAAATTCTTGACCGGCCCGGAGCACGAGGAAGCCCTGCAAACTGCCCGGAAAGCGGGCCTGACCCGGTTGGATCAGCGGGAGAAACTGTTCCGTTGGCTGTAA
- the secD gene encoding protein translocase subunit SecD — protein sequence MLRAIRLKFLFLFILTIIAIVFVLPSVTGELPGWWEKHVSRGLKLGLDLKGGMHLILQVDMESAIGNALNRDATDMNELAKKRGLALKVGDVAKDILPVTLVNKDEQVAFQKFLKEEFPHLAAGEPQRQDGSLAFVLSLKPDEINQIRERTLSQSLEVLRNRIDQFGVTEPVLVRQGSDQIVVQLPGIQDPQRALDLIGQTAQLEFKLVDDQAQVNLPELIEQALKTGALKPGYAREQLNQALADKIPADNEVYIEKSINRDTGRLESKPLLLKKKVLLTGAAIKNARVSIGDYNEPYVSVDFNNRGATEFGKITGENVKRRLAIILDGVVRSAPAIQERIGGGKAQITGSYTPAEAHDLAIVLRAGALPATVKIVQNITVGPTLGADSIKKGLTAGLLATILVIGFMIFYYRFSGLVADYAMILNVILLLGCLSLLGATLTLPGIAGIILSIGMAVDSNVLIYERMREEFHAGKPLKASIDGGYDKAFWTIIDSHVTTLITAFALFLFGTGPIKGFAVTLSLGVILNLFTALFGTRVVYDWLLVKRWLKKLSFFEFFKQRNIDFIGWRHYAFAISGALAILGLVAFVQLSRGQGNLGVEFSGGALVEMTAAKPFTVNAVRDALNKEGWGHAEIQQIEGGKELMVKLKKSESSVGQMSEHLADMLNKAMPDNQFKVIGKQEIGASISGDLRNKAIVAIIISMLGIIIYIAWRFEFIFGIGATIATFHDVLAVLGIFWLFNVEITLLVVTALLTLAGYSLTDTVVVFDRIRENLARKRGRLGDIINLSVNEVLSRTIITSTTVFLVVVALFFFGGVVLRDFALAMILGVLVGTYSSVFVASPIVYAWRKQAKRVEVKREKVIELEAQKQKREEKKTTKAAPKKKTGKK from the coding sequence ATGTTGCGAGCAATTCGCTTAAAGTTTCTCTTCTTATTTATCCTCACCATCATCGCCATTGTCTTCGTGCTCCCGTCCGTCACCGGTGAACTGCCCGGCTGGTGGGAAAAGCATGTGAGCCGCGGCTTGAAGTTAGGATTGGACCTGAAGGGAGGCATGCATCTGATCCTCCAGGTGGATATGGAGAGCGCCATCGGTAATGCCTTGAACCGCGATGCCACCGACATGAACGAATTGGCGAAAAAACGCGGTCTGGCGCTCAAAGTGGGAGATGTAGCCAAAGATATTCTGCCCGTCACCCTGGTGAACAAAGACGAACAGGTGGCTTTCCAAAAATTCTTGAAGGAGGAATTCCCCCATCTCGCAGCCGGGGAGCCTCAACGCCAGGATGGCAGTCTGGCCTTTGTCCTGAGCCTCAAGCCCGATGAAATCAACCAGATCCGGGAACGCACCCTGTCCCAGAGCCTCGAGGTTCTCCGTAACCGCATCGATCAGTTCGGGGTGACCGAACCGGTCCTGGTGCGCCAGGGCTCCGACCAGATCGTGGTCCAGCTTCCCGGCATCCAGGACCCCCAGCGGGCCCTGGACCTTATCGGCCAGACGGCCCAGTTGGAATTCAAGCTGGTGGATGATCAGGCCCAGGTCAATCTGCCCGAATTGATCGAGCAGGCCCTCAAAACCGGCGCCCTGAAACCCGGTTATGCCCGGGAGCAGCTCAACCAGGCCCTGGCGGATAAGATTCCTGCGGATAATGAAGTTTATATCGAAAAAAGCATTAATCGGGACACCGGCCGGCTGGAAAGCAAGCCCCTGCTGCTCAAAAAGAAGGTCCTCCTCACCGGCGCCGCGATAAAAAACGCCAGGGTAAGCATCGGCGACTATAATGAGCCTTACGTATCCGTGGACTTTAATAATCGGGGAGCCACGGAGTTCGGCAAGATCACCGGGGAAAACGTCAAGCGCCGTCTGGCCATCATCCTCGACGGGGTAGTCCGATCGGCTCCGGCTATCCAGGAGCGCATCGGCGGCGGTAAGGCCCAGATCACTGGCTCCTACACCCCGGCCGAGGCCCACGACTTGGCCATCGTGCTTCGGGCCGGGGCCCTGCCGGCCACCGTCAAGATCGTCCAGAATATCACCGTGGGTCCCACCCTCGGAGCCGACTCCATCAAAAAAGGTCTCACCGCCGGTTTGCTGGCAACCATCCTGGTCATCGGCTTCATGATCTTCTACTATCGCTTCTCCGGGCTGGTGGCCGACTACGCCATGATCCTCAACGTCATCCTGCTCCTGGGATGTCTGTCGCTTTTGGGCGCCACCCTTACCCTGCCGGGTATAGCCGGCATCATCTTATCCATCGGCATGGCAGTGGACTCCAACGTCCTTATCTACGAACGGATGCGAGAGGAGTTCCATGCCGGCAAGCCCTTAAAGGCCAGCATCGACGGCGGCTATGACAAGGCCTTCTGGACCATCATCGACTCCCACGTCACCACCCTGATCACCGCCTTTGCCCTCTTCCTCTTCGGCACCGGGCCAATCAAGGGCTTTGCCGTCACCCTGAGCCTGGGTGTCATCCTGAACCTGTTCACCGCCCTGTTCGGCACCCGGGTGGTTTACGACTGGCTGCTGGTCAAGCGCTGGCTGAAAAAGCTCAGCTTTTTCGAATTCTTCAAGCAGCGCAACATCGACTTCATCGGCTGGCGCCATTACGCCTTCGCCATTTCCGGGGCCTTGGCGATTTTGGGCCTGGTGGCCTTCGTGCAGCTCTCCCGTGGCCAGGGCAACCTGGGAGTGGAGTTCAGCGGCGGCGCTTTGGTCGAGATGACCGCAGCCAAGCCCTTCACCGTCAACGCGGTCCGGGACGCCCTCAACAAAGAAGGCTGGGGACACGCCGAGATTCAGCAGATTGAAGGCGGCAAGGAGCTCATGGTCAAACTCAAAAAGTCCGAGTCTTCCGTGGGGCAGATGTCCGAGCACCTGGCCGATATGCTCAATAAAGCCATGCCCGACAATCAGTTCAAGGTTATCGGCAAACAGGAGATCGGGGCCTCGATCAGCGGTGACCTGCGCAACAAGGCCATCGTGGCCATCATCATCTCCATGCTCGGCATCATTATCTACATCGCCTGGCGCTTCGAATTCATCTTCGGCATCGGCGCCACTATTGCCACCTTTCACGACGTCTTGGCCGTCCTGGGCATCTTCTGGCTGTTCAACGTCGAGATCACCCTGCTGGTGGTCACCGCCCTCTTGACCCTGGCGGGCTACTCCCTTACAGATACCGTGGTGGTCTTCGACCGCATCCGGGAAAATCTGGCCCGGAAAAGGGGCAGACTGGGAGACATCATCAATCTCAGCGTTAACGAGGTGCTCTCCCGGACCATCATCACCAGCACTACCGTGTTCCTGGTGGTGGTGGCGCTGTTCTTCTTCGGCGGCGTGGTCTTGCGGGACTTCGCCCTGGCCATGATCTTGGGCGTGCTGGTGGGCACCTACTCCTCCGTCTTCGTGGCCAGCCCCATCGTCTATGCCTGGCGCAAACAGGCCAAACGGGTGGAAGTGAAGCGGGAAAAGGTCATCGAACTGGAAGCCCAGAAACAGAAGCGGGAAGAAAAGAAGACGACCAAGGCGGCTCCCAAGAAGAAGACCGGGAAGAAGTAG
- a CDS encoding homoserine dehydrogenase, with protein MQMKAINIGLIGFGTVGEGVVRLLTEQQELLARRLGVPLILKKVADLDLERPRAVTLPADHLTTRAADILIDPEIDIVVELIGGTGAAREYVLSAIAGKKHVVTANKALLAHHGNDLLAAAAAAGVEIAFEASVCGGIPIILALRQGLTANRVQELFGILNGTANYILTQMTGSGASYAQALAEAQAQGFAEADPTLDVEGIDTAHKLAILMSLAYGAQLDLESIAVEGISRLNPVDLQFAGEFGYCLKLLAITRDDGHRVEARVHPTLVPRDHMLANVSGAMNAVYLTGDAVGPILLYGQGAGMMPTASAVVSDIIELARNLICGVPGRVPALGWESALTTRRLIKPINDLVTNYYLRFSALDQPGVLSQVSGILGKHNISIAAVIQKGREVAGTVPIVMITHEAREADARQAMAEIDELPSVSPPTVFYRIEDPHLHSAQI; from the coding sequence ATGCAGATGAAAGCCATTAACATCGGCCTGATCGGTTTTGGCACGGTAGGGGAGGGGGTGGTGCGTCTGCTCACCGAGCAGCAGGAGTTGTTGGCCCGGCGCCTGGGAGTCCCCCTGATCCTGAAGAAGGTGGCGGACCTGGACCTTGAGCGGCCCCGGGCCGTGACGCTCCCCGCGGACCACCTTACCACCCGGGCGGCCGACATCCTTATTGACCCGGAAATCGACATCGTGGTGGAACTCATCGGCGGTACCGGCGCCGCTCGGGAGTATGTCCTTTCGGCAATTGCGGGGAAAAAGCACGTGGTCACCGCCAACAAGGCCCTTCTGGCCCACCACGGCAATGATTTATTGGCGGCCGCGGCGGCCGCTGGGGTGGAGATCGCCTTCGAGGCCTCGGTGTGCGGTGGTATTCCCATCATTCTGGCCCTGCGCCAGGGGTTGACTGCCAACCGGGTCCAGGAGTTGTTCGGCATCCTTAATGGCACTGCTAATTACATCCTCACCCAGATGACTGGCAGCGGCGCCTCCTATGCCCAGGCCCTGGCCGAGGCCCAGGCCCAAGGGTTCGCCGAAGCCGATCCCACCCTGGACGTGGAAGGCATCGATACCGCCCATAAGTTGGCCATCCTCATGAGTTTAGCCTATGGGGCCCAGTTGGACCTGGAGTCCATCGCGGTAGAAGGCATCAGCCGGCTTAACCCTGTGGACCTACAATTCGCCGGGGAATTCGGCTACTGTCTCAAACTTCTGGCCATTACCCGGGATGACGGGCACCGGGTGGAGGCTCGGGTCCATCCCACCCTGGTCCCTCGGGACCACATGCTGGCTAACGTCAGTGGCGCCATGAACGCCGTGTACCTCACCGGCGACGCAGTGGGTCCCATCCTCCTCTACGGCCAGGGAGCCGGTATGATGCCCACGGCCAGCGCCGTGGTGAGTGATATCATAGAATTGGCCCGCAATCTCATCTGCGGGGTGCCCGGGCGGGTGCCGGCCCTGGGATGGGAATCGGCTCTCACCACCCGGCGGCTCATCAAGCCCATTAATGACCTGGTGACCAATTACTACCTGCGCTTTTCGGCCCTGGACCAGCCCGGGGTGCTGTCCCAGGTCTCGGGTATCCTGGGGAAACACAATATCAGCATCGCCGCGGTGATCCAAAAGGGCCGGGAAGTGGCAGGCACGGTACCCATAGTTATGATCACCCACGAGGCCCGGGAGGCTGACGCCCGTCAAGCCATGGCCGAGATTGACGAGCTGCCCAGCGTCTCCCCCCCCACCGTGTTTTACCGCATCGAAGACCCGCACCTCCACTCTGCCCAGATTTAA
- a CDS encoding DUF3124 domain-containing protein has protein sequence MLSKNVKQMAVTAIVATMLLFNFSASALGAAKMVKGQTVYIPSYANVISGPPMLMVVPLRANLIIHNTDPSQPITLDRIDHYDTDGKLAYKYLEKPVTLKPLAATRVIVKEPKRGDEGVGANFIVQWHAEKPVNEPIIDCLMLGTLGNQGFSFSSLGRIIQEENN, from the coding sequence ATGTTGAGTAAAAATGTAAAACAGATGGCTGTGACGGCCATAGTGGCAACTATGCTACTTTTTAACTTCAGCGCCTCGGCCTTGGGTGCAGCCAAAATGGTAAAGGGTCAAACCGTCTATATCCCCAGTTATGCCAATGTAATAAGCGGCCCGCCCATGTTAATGGTGGTTCCCTTAAGGGCCAATCTCATTATCCATAATACCGACCCGTCGCAGCCCATTACGCTAGACCGAATCGATCATTATGATACCGACGGCAAACTGGCTTATAAATATTTGGAAAAACCGGTCACCCTCAAGCCTCTGGCGGCCACACGGGTCATCGTCAAGGAACCCAAAAGAGGTGATGAAGGTGTGGGCGCAAATTTTATTGTGCAATGGCACGCCGAAAAACCGGTGAACGAACCCATCATCGATTGCTTGATGCTGGGCACCCTGGGAAACCAGGGATTTTCTTTTTCCTCACTAGGCAGAATCATCCAAGAGGAAAATAATTAA